Proteins encoded together in one Tripterygium wilfordii isolate XIE 37 chromosome 14, ASM1340144v1, whole genome shotgun sequence window:
- the LOC120015688 gene encoding protein TIME FOR COFFEE-like isoform X2, with protein sequence MDRNREGRRINMAASNGLSRRRHRTISLRDSPEEDGPVELQETARLRDRGSVKKDRDRERDRDRDRERDRDRDRDRLSRSKRRRAERLMHGNNRENGDDESTEESANDEEEEDDDYGSGGGAERVGTSTRLLPPNPSLSSSMANHLYRKSFPLPSKIVKAATTSPWRPTDDMIGATVPRKARSVCAKRSHDWVASVSGVVGEQIHRQASTSPARSNGPNVQAMLSSTTPVSPSSSNASLKKKMPNAPKQRPPKSSSKSASSAQDEIEIEIAEVLYGMNRQPQILSNREVIGNGSVKLDTREVGNSKSTSNAKSSVSSPMSNSPPTALQSNVISAPAHMSVVAPKRKRPRQVKYEDENPSAFTVRSEGPITSTTKVEIDPSEQPAKPEICSHNLEKSFGSAAENGGISHDLMASRAASAQAELPSETLRKPDGNLISDSKPMTEESEIRDLGETKEEPESLKKESPSRLGLDVDPENLKATKANSTVSQIENLREKFQIDLMAPPPLRLSPERDGEFDFVAVDAKAMVTDVETKTKTNGKEDVGTVKSSEGDNAEVEEKAAKMAAEVESQKRVVNKERNIDLQLDLEKSERDSGAAASLSGNKPHQNGQKQQQLLNADKNAQSNSSSLPMSMASWPGGLPPMGYMPPLQGVVSMDRSSVSSTTMQPPHLLFSHPRPKRCATHCYIARNIHYHQQFSRMNPYWPAAAGSALSYGAKACNVGVVPSTESLGNILGRGAAQDKGQGLAIFPGNTGKDKGSPAVNMVVDGAQRKQILLQQALPAGAPSNILHGPAFIFPLSQQQAAAAASVRPGSVKSSPAATGHGASSSTSSTETAAAAAASAISFSYPTIPGNEAQYLAILQNGAYPIPIPAHVGAPPAYRGAHAQAMPFFNGSFYSSQMLHQSSQLQQQQIPATQSHQGQHNQGHPNPSIPSGSSSSQKHLQNQQQVHSSSGINGNLLGFPGQKNQTSQSLQPQQRHQPQGQIVSHQTRQLESEAVSEDSPSTGDSRVSRANVSIYGQSFTMPFPPPNFALMNPAAVSTATGTNGNHIEKKQQPQQQGSKAGVESLPSPAFAMSFASMNGGATASGLDISSLAQNHALRQSLPESTRLGYHVTAAAQAAQHKKNYHASEEGKTSGSDALNMDEERRAMAGKVHATVGQSIGYFRSDATGNLVSTIPGSTVVDSSARTVNLGSASGRASNSIMSTAVSTVDSSRAQQQLHYQSFQHQHLMMVHRLQQQAQAAAVAARSKTPATSNGSIYPDQVTSSSSITAKFPNSAFPQSLVQSSSSPGQSSQWKNSVRAASQVPSPTTASSTSSSLKNITQHQGRSQQSQTQISFATNPKTSTAGQVQLPSVSNQSPSPPMVVGSPTTSISKSAGGSPRTTVSTSTGNKGGQASALSSQPAKSSQSLPSHKSSPVSGRSVPSILGNPHISSASMGTKSQLPQQQQLLQKHAMQQQAQIPFSSAYIQVQGQHAANTTNATSASSGYYLQRHRNEQQQQLQSSSATSSSGMLSLCPPVTSNTSTSDPTKAIAAAAAASNMKGGILTSQGLMHAPYSATQSSAKPHQLVPTSFSYVHPVPTPVQVKPAEQKQPAGE encoded by the exons ATGGACAGaaatagagaaggaagaagaattaATATGGCGGCATCAAATGGCTTGTCAAGAAGACGACACAGAACTATCAGCCTCAGAGACTCACCAG AGGAGGATGGCCCTGTGGAGTTACAGGAAACGGCGAGGTTACGAGATCGAGGCAGCGTTAAGAAAGATCGAGACCGTGAACGAGATAGAGACCGTGACCGCGAGCGAGACCGAGACCGTGACAGAGATCGGTTGAGCAGGAGCAAGAGAAGGAGAGCTGAGAGGTTGATGCACGGGAACAACAGGGAAAACGGCGATGATGAGAGCACGGAGGAAAGTGCGAATgacgaagaggaagaagacgatGACTATGGTAGTGGAGGAGGGGCAGAAAGAGTTGGAACCTCCACGAGACTGCTTCCGCCAAATCCGTCTTTATCTTCGTCGATGGCGAATCATCTCTACCGAAAGAGCTTTCCGCTGccgtctaaaattgttaaggcTGCGACGACATCCCCGTGGAGACCCACCGATGATATGATTGGAGCGACGGTGCCTAGAAAAGCTCGGTCAG TATGCGCTAAGAGGTCTCATGATTGGGTCGCAAGTGTTAGTGGAGTCGTTGGAGAGCAAATTCACCGGCAGGCATCGACATCTCCGGCAAGATCCAATGGACCAAATGTCCAGGCGATGTTGTCATCTACAACTCCGGTCTCACCATCTTCTTCTAACGCTTCTCTGAAAAAGAAGATG CCTAATGCACCGAAGCAAAGGCCACCCAAGTCGAGTTCCAAGTCCGCCTCGTCAGCTCAGGAcgagattgagattgagattgcGGAAGTGTTGTACGGGATGAATAGACAGCCACAGATACTGTCAAACCGAGAAGTCATTGGAAATGGTTCCGTTAAGCTTGATACCAGGGAAGTTGGTAATAGTAAGTCTACCTCGAATGCCAAATCAAGTGTATCCTCTCCGATGTCCAACTCTCCACCAACTGCACTGCAGTCAAATGTCATCTCAGCACCGGCTCACATGTCCGTAGTCG CACCAAAGAGGAAACGTCCTCGACAGGTCAAGTATGAGGATGAGAATCCTTCGGCTTTCACAGTTAGAAGTGAGGGTCCCATTACGTCTACAACCAAGGTTGAGATTGACCCGTCCGAACAGCCAGCAAAGCCCGAAATTTGTTCTCATAATCTGGAGAAGAGCTTTGGATCTGCTGCTGAGAATGGCGGAATTTCGCATGATTTGATGGCCAGTCGAGCAGCATCCGCTCAAGCAGAGCTGCCATCGGAGACGTTGAGGAAGCCAGATGGTAACTTGATATCCGATTCTAAGCCTATGACCGAAGAATCGGAGATTAGAGATTTGGGTGAGACCAAAGAGGAGCCTGAGTCTCTGAAGAAGGAATCTCCTTCTAGGCTAGGATTGGATGTTGATCCTGAAAATCTGAAAGCGACAAAAGC GAATTCGACAGTTTCTCAGATTGAAAACCTGCGGGAGAAGTTTCAGATAGATCTGATG GCTCCTCCGCCACTTAGATTATCTCCGGAAAGGGACGGCGAGTTTGATTTTGTGGCCGTGGATGCTAAAGCTATGGTCACGGATGTAGAAACG aaaacaaagacaaatgGAAAGGAAGACGTTGGGACGGTGAAAAGTAGTGAAGGAGATAATGCAGAAGTTGAGGAGAAGGCGGCGAAAATGGCTGCAGAAGTTGAATCTCAGAAGCGGGTCGttaacaaagaaagaaatattgaTCTCCAGCTGGATTTGGAGAAGAGTGAGAGAGATAGCGGCGCCGCCGCTAGCTTGAGTGGGAACAAACCTCACCAGAATGGCCAAAAGCAACAACAATTACTCAACGCGGACAAAAATG CTCAATCAAATTCTTCATCTCTGCCAATGTCTATGGCTAGCTGGCCTGGTGGGCTTCCTCCCATGGG ATACATGCCACCTCTACAAGGTGTTGTATCCATGGATCGGAGCTCTGTATCGTCTACAACAATGCAG ccTCCTCATTTGCTTTTTAGTCATCCCCGGCCAAAGAGGTGTGCTACCCATTGTTACATTGCTCGGAATATACACTACCACCAGCAGTTTTCAAGGATGAACCCATACTGGCCTGCTGCAGCTGGGTCTGCTTTATCATATGGGGCTAAGGCCTGCAATGTTGGTGTTGTGCCCTCTACAGAATCGCTTGGCAATATTCTTGGTAGGGGAGCTGCACAAGATAAGGGTCAGGGGCTGGCAATATTTCCCGGTAATACCGGGAAAGACAAAGGCTCCCCAGCTGTCAACATGGTGGTGGATGGTGCCCAGAGAAAGCAAATTTTACTTCAGCAAGCACTACCCGCTGGAGCACCGAGTAATATCTTG CATGGCCCTGCTTTTATATTCCCTTTAAGCCAGCAACAGGCAGCGGCTGCTGCTTCTGTCCGACCTGGTTCCGTTAAGTCTTCTCCCGCTGCTACCGGTCATGGAGCTTCATCAAGTACGTCTAGTACTGAAACAGCGGCAGCAGCTGCTGCCTCAGCAATTAGCTTCAGCTACCCAACTATTCCTGGCAATGAAGCTCAATATTTGGCAATTTTGCAAAATGGTGCCTATCCAATTCCAATTCCTGCACATGTTGGAGCACCTCCAGCTTACAGAGGAGCCCATGCTCAGGCAATGCCTTTCTTTAACGGGTCGTTCTATTCTTCTCAAATGCTTCACCAGTCTTCACAACTTCAGCAGCAGCAAATCCCAGCCACTCAGTCACACCAGGGTCAACACAATCAGGGTCACCCAAATCCAAGCATTCCCAGTGGTTCGTCATCATCCCAGAAGCATTTGCAAAATCAGCAGCAGGTGCATTCCAGCAGTGGCATCAATGGAAATTTGTTAGGTTTTCCTGGTCAAAAAAACCAGACCTCACAGTCTTTACAGCCTCAGCAGAGGCACCAGCCACAGGGTCAAATTGTTTCGCATCAAACTCGCCAACTTGAGAGTGAGGCAGTTAGTGAAGATAGCCCTTCAACTGGAGACAGTAGGGTTTCTCGTGCAAATGTGAGTATTTATGGGCAAAGCTTTACAATGCCATTCCCACCCCCAAATTTTGCTTTGATGAATCCAGCCGCGGTGAGTACAGCCACTGGTACAAATGGCAACCACATCGAGAAAAAACAGCAACCCCAACAGCAGGGCTCGAAGGCTGGGGTTGAATCTCTTCCATCTCCAGCTTTTGCAATGTCATTTGCATCAATGAATGGTGGTGCAACTGCATCAGGCCTTGATATTTCGTCCTTGGCACAGAATCATGCACTTCGCCAGAGCCTTCCCGAGTCTACAAGGCTTGGCTATCATGTTACGGCAGCTGCCCAAGCAGCCCAGCACAAGAAGAATTATCATGCTTCTGAAGAAGGGAAAACTAGTGGTAGTGATGCCTTGAACATGGATGAAGAAAGAAGGGCAATGGCAGGAAAGGTTCATGCAACTGTTGGGCAGTCAATTGGTTACTTTAGGTCAGATGCAACAGGTAATTTGGTATCAACAATACCTGGAAGCACTGTTGTTGATAGTTCTGCGCGAACGGTTAATCTTGGTTCAGCTTCTGGTCGTGCCTCAAATTCTATAATGTCAACTGCTGTCAGCACTGTTGATTCTTCCAGAGCTCAACAACAGTTACACTATCAAAGTTTTCAGCATCAGCACTTGATGATGGTTCATAGGCTCCAGCAGCAAGCACAAGCAGCTGCTGTTGCAGCTCGAAGCAAAACACCAGCAACAAGTAACGGAAGTATTTACCCTGACCAAGTCACTTCTTCATCCTCTATCACTGCCAAGTTTCCTAATTCTGCATTTCCACAAAGTCTTGTTCAGAGCAGCAGTAGTCCTGGCCAGTCTTCACAGTGGAAAAATTCTGTGAGGGCGGCATCCCAAGTTCCTTCTCCAACTACGGCTTCATCAACTTCTTCATCCCTTAAAAATATAACCCAACACCAAGGCAGATCGCAGCAAAGCCAAACACAGATATCTTTTGCGACTAACCCAAAAACATCGACGGCAGGACAGGTGCAACTACCATCTGTTAGCAACcaatctccatctccaccaaTGGTTGTTGGCTCGCCCACAACATCCATTTCCAAGAGTGCTGGTGGAAGCCCCAGGACAACCGTTTCTACCTCCACTGGCAACAAAGGTGGACAAGCTTCTGCCTTGTCATCTCAGCCAGCCAAGAGCTCACAATCACTGCCTAGCCATAAATCATCCCCCGTGAGTGGGAGGAGTGTTCCATCCATCCTTGGCAATCCCCACATCTCATCTGCAAGCATGGGAACCAAGTCTCAACTgccacagcagcagcagctgttgcaaaagcatgcaatgcagcAGCAAGCCCAGATACCGTTTTCCAGTGCTTACATACAAGTCCAAGGTCAGCATGCAGCAAATACAACAAATGCCACATCAGCTTCAAGTGGCTACTATCTCCAAAGACACCGCAATGAGCAACAACAGCAGTTGCAAAGCTCTTCAGCAACATCCTCGTCTGGGATGTTGTCATTATGCCCTCCTGTCACATCTAACACCAGCACTTCTGATCCCACAAAGGCAATTGCTGCAGCTGCGGCTGCTAGCAACATGAAAGGTGGCATTCTAACTTCCCAGGGTCTTATGCATGCTCCTTATTCTGCGACACAGTCTTCTGCTAAGCCCCATCAGCTTGTCCCTACCAGCTTCTCATATGTACATCCCGTTCCCACCCCAGTGCAGGTTAAACCAGCAGAGCAGAAACAACCAGCCGGTGAGTAG
- the LOC120015688 gene encoding protein TIME FOR COFFEE-like isoform X1, which produces MDRNREGRRINMAASNGLSRRRHRTISLRDSPEEDGPVELQETARLRDRGSVKKDRDRERDRDRDRERDRDRDRDRLSRSKRRRAERLMHGNNRENGDDESTEESANDEEEEDDDYGSGGGAERVGTSTRLLPPNPSLSSSMANHLYRKSFPLPSKIVKAATTSPWRPTDDMIGATVPRKARSVCAKRSHDWVASVSGVVGEQIHRQASTSPARSNGPNVQAMLSSTTPVSPSSSNASLKKKMKPNAPKQRPPKSSSKSASSAQDEIEIEIAEVLYGMNRQPQILSNREVIGNGSVKLDTREVGNSKSTSNAKSSVSSPMSNSPPTALQSNVISAPAHMSVVAPKRKRPRQVKYEDENPSAFTVRSEGPITSTTKVEIDPSEQPAKPEICSHNLEKSFGSAAENGGISHDLMASRAASAQAELPSETLRKPDGNLISDSKPMTEESEIRDLGETKEEPESLKKESPSRLGLDVDPENLKATKANSTVSQIENLREKFQIDLMAPPPLRLSPERDGEFDFVAVDAKAMVTDVETKTKTNGKEDVGTVKSSEGDNAEVEEKAAKMAAEVESQKRVVNKERNIDLQLDLEKSERDSGAAASLSGNKPHQNGQKQQQLLNADKNAQSNSSSLPMSMASWPGGLPPMGYMPPLQGVVSMDRSSVSSTTMQPPHLLFSHPRPKRCATHCYIARNIHYHQQFSRMNPYWPAAAGSALSYGAKACNVGVVPSTESLGNILGRGAAQDKGQGLAIFPGNTGKDKGSPAVNMVVDGAQRKQILLQQALPAGAPSNILHGPAFIFPLSQQQAAAAASVRPGSVKSSPAATGHGASSSTSSTETAAAAAASAISFSYPTIPGNEAQYLAILQNGAYPIPIPAHVGAPPAYRGAHAQAMPFFNGSFYSSQMLHQSSQLQQQQIPATQSHQGQHNQGHPNPSIPSGSSSSQKHLQNQQQVHSSSGINGNLLGFPGQKNQTSQSLQPQQRHQPQGQIVSHQTRQLESEAVSEDSPSTGDSRVSRANVSIYGQSFTMPFPPPNFALMNPAAVSTATGTNGNHIEKKQQPQQQGSKAGVESLPSPAFAMSFASMNGGATASGLDISSLAQNHALRQSLPESTRLGYHVTAAAQAAQHKKNYHASEEGKTSGSDALNMDEERRAMAGKVHATVGQSIGYFRSDATGNLVSTIPGSTVVDSSARTVNLGSASGRASNSIMSTAVSTVDSSRAQQQLHYQSFQHQHLMMVHRLQQQAQAAAVAARSKTPATSNGSIYPDQVTSSSSITAKFPNSAFPQSLVQSSSSPGQSSQWKNSVRAASQVPSPTTASSTSSSLKNITQHQGRSQQSQTQISFATNPKTSTAGQVQLPSVSNQSPSPPMVVGSPTTSISKSAGGSPRTTVSTSTGNKGGQASALSSQPAKSSQSLPSHKSSPVSGRSVPSILGNPHISSASMGTKSQLPQQQQLLQKHAMQQQAQIPFSSAYIQVQGQHAANTTNATSASSGYYLQRHRNEQQQQLQSSSATSSSGMLSLCPPVTSNTSTSDPTKAIAAAAAASNMKGGILTSQGLMHAPYSATQSSAKPHQLVPTSFSYVHPVPTPVQVKPAEQKQPAGE; this is translated from the exons ATGGACAGaaatagagaaggaagaagaattaATATGGCGGCATCAAATGGCTTGTCAAGAAGACGACACAGAACTATCAGCCTCAGAGACTCACCAG AGGAGGATGGCCCTGTGGAGTTACAGGAAACGGCGAGGTTACGAGATCGAGGCAGCGTTAAGAAAGATCGAGACCGTGAACGAGATAGAGACCGTGACCGCGAGCGAGACCGAGACCGTGACAGAGATCGGTTGAGCAGGAGCAAGAGAAGGAGAGCTGAGAGGTTGATGCACGGGAACAACAGGGAAAACGGCGATGATGAGAGCACGGAGGAAAGTGCGAATgacgaagaggaagaagacgatGACTATGGTAGTGGAGGAGGGGCAGAAAGAGTTGGAACCTCCACGAGACTGCTTCCGCCAAATCCGTCTTTATCTTCGTCGATGGCGAATCATCTCTACCGAAAGAGCTTTCCGCTGccgtctaaaattgttaaggcTGCGACGACATCCCCGTGGAGACCCACCGATGATATGATTGGAGCGACGGTGCCTAGAAAAGCTCGGTCAG TATGCGCTAAGAGGTCTCATGATTGGGTCGCAAGTGTTAGTGGAGTCGTTGGAGAGCAAATTCACCGGCAGGCATCGACATCTCCGGCAAGATCCAATGGACCAAATGTCCAGGCGATGTTGTCATCTACAACTCCGGTCTCACCATCTTCTTCTAACGCTTCTCTGAAAAAGAAGATG AAGCCTAATGCACCGAAGCAAAGGCCACCCAAGTCGAGTTCCAAGTCCGCCTCGTCAGCTCAGGAcgagattgagattgagattgcGGAAGTGTTGTACGGGATGAATAGACAGCCACAGATACTGTCAAACCGAGAAGTCATTGGAAATGGTTCCGTTAAGCTTGATACCAGGGAAGTTGGTAATAGTAAGTCTACCTCGAATGCCAAATCAAGTGTATCCTCTCCGATGTCCAACTCTCCACCAACTGCACTGCAGTCAAATGTCATCTCAGCACCGGCTCACATGTCCGTAGTCG CACCAAAGAGGAAACGTCCTCGACAGGTCAAGTATGAGGATGAGAATCCTTCGGCTTTCACAGTTAGAAGTGAGGGTCCCATTACGTCTACAACCAAGGTTGAGATTGACCCGTCCGAACAGCCAGCAAAGCCCGAAATTTGTTCTCATAATCTGGAGAAGAGCTTTGGATCTGCTGCTGAGAATGGCGGAATTTCGCATGATTTGATGGCCAGTCGAGCAGCATCCGCTCAAGCAGAGCTGCCATCGGAGACGTTGAGGAAGCCAGATGGTAACTTGATATCCGATTCTAAGCCTATGACCGAAGAATCGGAGATTAGAGATTTGGGTGAGACCAAAGAGGAGCCTGAGTCTCTGAAGAAGGAATCTCCTTCTAGGCTAGGATTGGATGTTGATCCTGAAAATCTGAAAGCGACAAAAGC GAATTCGACAGTTTCTCAGATTGAAAACCTGCGGGAGAAGTTTCAGATAGATCTGATG GCTCCTCCGCCACTTAGATTATCTCCGGAAAGGGACGGCGAGTTTGATTTTGTGGCCGTGGATGCTAAAGCTATGGTCACGGATGTAGAAACG aaaacaaagacaaatgGAAAGGAAGACGTTGGGACGGTGAAAAGTAGTGAAGGAGATAATGCAGAAGTTGAGGAGAAGGCGGCGAAAATGGCTGCAGAAGTTGAATCTCAGAAGCGGGTCGttaacaaagaaagaaatattgaTCTCCAGCTGGATTTGGAGAAGAGTGAGAGAGATAGCGGCGCCGCCGCTAGCTTGAGTGGGAACAAACCTCACCAGAATGGCCAAAAGCAACAACAATTACTCAACGCGGACAAAAATG CTCAATCAAATTCTTCATCTCTGCCAATGTCTATGGCTAGCTGGCCTGGTGGGCTTCCTCCCATGGG ATACATGCCACCTCTACAAGGTGTTGTATCCATGGATCGGAGCTCTGTATCGTCTACAACAATGCAG ccTCCTCATTTGCTTTTTAGTCATCCCCGGCCAAAGAGGTGTGCTACCCATTGTTACATTGCTCGGAATATACACTACCACCAGCAGTTTTCAAGGATGAACCCATACTGGCCTGCTGCAGCTGGGTCTGCTTTATCATATGGGGCTAAGGCCTGCAATGTTGGTGTTGTGCCCTCTACAGAATCGCTTGGCAATATTCTTGGTAGGGGAGCTGCACAAGATAAGGGTCAGGGGCTGGCAATATTTCCCGGTAATACCGGGAAAGACAAAGGCTCCCCAGCTGTCAACATGGTGGTGGATGGTGCCCAGAGAAAGCAAATTTTACTTCAGCAAGCACTACCCGCTGGAGCACCGAGTAATATCTTG CATGGCCCTGCTTTTATATTCCCTTTAAGCCAGCAACAGGCAGCGGCTGCTGCTTCTGTCCGACCTGGTTCCGTTAAGTCTTCTCCCGCTGCTACCGGTCATGGAGCTTCATCAAGTACGTCTAGTACTGAAACAGCGGCAGCAGCTGCTGCCTCAGCAATTAGCTTCAGCTACCCAACTATTCCTGGCAATGAAGCTCAATATTTGGCAATTTTGCAAAATGGTGCCTATCCAATTCCAATTCCTGCACATGTTGGAGCACCTCCAGCTTACAGAGGAGCCCATGCTCAGGCAATGCCTTTCTTTAACGGGTCGTTCTATTCTTCTCAAATGCTTCACCAGTCTTCACAACTTCAGCAGCAGCAAATCCCAGCCACTCAGTCACACCAGGGTCAACACAATCAGGGTCACCCAAATCCAAGCATTCCCAGTGGTTCGTCATCATCCCAGAAGCATTTGCAAAATCAGCAGCAGGTGCATTCCAGCAGTGGCATCAATGGAAATTTGTTAGGTTTTCCTGGTCAAAAAAACCAGACCTCACAGTCTTTACAGCCTCAGCAGAGGCACCAGCCACAGGGTCAAATTGTTTCGCATCAAACTCGCCAACTTGAGAGTGAGGCAGTTAGTGAAGATAGCCCTTCAACTGGAGACAGTAGGGTTTCTCGTGCAAATGTGAGTATTTATGGGCAAAGCTTTACAATGCCATTCCCACCCCCAAATTTTGCTTTGATGAATCCAGCCGCGGTGAGTACAGCCACTGGTACAAATGGCAACCACATCGAGAAAAAACAGCAACCCCAACAGCAGGGCTCGAAGGCTGGGGTTGAATCTCTTCCATCTCCAGCTTTTGCAATGTCATTTGCATCAATGAATGGTGGTGCAACTGCATCAGGCCTTGATATTTCGTCCTTGGCACAGAATCATGCACTTCGCCAGAGCCTTCCCGAGTCTACAAGGCTTGGCTATCATGTTACGGCAGCTGCCCAAGCAGCCCAGCACAAGAAGAATTATCATGCTTCTGAAGAAGGGAAAACTAGTGGTAGTGATGCCTTGAACATGGATGAAGAAAGAAGGGCAATGGCAGGAAAGGTTCATGCAACTGTTGGGCAGTCAATTGGTTACTTTAGGTCAGATGCAACAGGTAATTTGGTATCAACAATACCTGGAAGCACTGTTGTTGATAGTTCTGCGCGAACGGTTAATCTTGGTTCAGCTTCTGGTCGTGCCTCAAATTCTATAATGTCAACTGCTGTCAGCACTGTTGATTCTTCCAGAGCTCAACAACAGTTACACTATCAAAGTTTTCAGCATCAGCACTTGATGATGGTTCATAGGCTCCAGCAGCAAGCACAAGCAGCTGCTGTTGCAGCTCGAAGCAAAACACCAGCAACAAGTAACGGAAGTATTTACCCTGACCAAGTCACTTCTTCATCCTCTATCACTGCCAAGTTTCCTAATTCTGCATTTCCACAAAGTCTTGTTCAGAGCAGCAGTAGTCCTGGCCAGTCTTCACAGTGGAAAAATTCTGTGAGGGCGGCATCCCAAGTTCCTTCTCCAACTACGGCTTCATCAACTTCTTCATCCCTTAAAAATATAACCCAACACCAAGGCAGATCGCAGCAAAGCCAAACACAGATATCTTTTGCGACTAACCCAAAAACATCGACGGCAGGACAGGTGCAACTACCATCTGTTAGCAACcaatctccatctccaccaaTGGTTGTTGGCTCGCCCACAACATCCATTTCCAAGAGTGCTGGTGGAAGCCCCAGGACAACCGTTTCTACCTCCACTGGCAACAAAGGTGGACAAGCTTCTGCCTTGTCATCTCAGCCAGCCAAGAGCTCACAATCACTGCCTAGCCATAAATCATCCCCCGTGAGTGGGAGGAGTGTTCCATCCATCCTTGGCAATCCCCACATCTCATCTGCAAGCATGGGAACCAAGTCTCAACTgccacagcagcagcagctgttgcaaaagcatgcaatgcagcAGCAAGCCCAGATACCGTTTTCCAGTGCTTACATACAAGTCCAAGGTCAGCATGCAGCAAATACAACAAATGCCACATCAGCTTCAAGTGGCTACTATCTCCAAAGACACCGCAATGAGCAACAACAGCAGTTGCAAAGCTCTTCAGCAACATCCTCGTCTGGGATGTTGTCATTATGCCCTCCTGTCACATCTAACACCAGCACTTCTGATCCCACAAAGGCAATTGCTGCAGCTGCGGCTGCTAGCAACATGAAAGGTGGCATTCTAACTTCCCAGGGTCTTATGCATGCTCCTTATTCTGCGACACAGTCTTCTGCTAAGCCCCATCAGCTTGTCCCTACCAGCTTCTCATATGTACATCCCGTTCCCACCCCAGTGCAGGTTAAACCAGCAGAGCAGAAACAACCAGCCGGTGAGTAG